In a genomic window of Stegostoma tigrinum isolate sSteTig4 chromosome 43, sSteTig4.hap1, whole genome shotgun sequence:
- the LOC132206818 gene encoding zinc finger protein 239-like codes for MAFDNLLDLQYHRVLNMEGISAVHSGEKPYTCSVCGRGFSQSSGLSRHKCSHTGEKPWKCGDCGKGYRSPSKLETHRRSHTGERPFTCSTCGKGLTQLSSLLAHQRVHTDERPFTCSDCGKGYKSSGDLICHQRLHTEERPFRCSHCGTGFRRSAHLIVHQRVHTGEKPFICSVCGKGFTQTSTLLTHQLVHTGERPFTCSTCWRGFTTSSHLLRHQRVHK; via the coding sequence ATGGCGTTTGACAATCTGCTTGATCTTCAATATCACCGGGTTTTGAACATGGAGGGAATAAGCGCcgttcacagtggggagaaacCGTACACATGTTCTGTGTGTGGACGAGGCTTTAGCCAATCATCTGGCCTATCAAGACACAAGTgtagtcacactggagagaaaccatggaaatgtggggactgtgggaagGGATACAGATCCCCATCAAAGCTGGAAACTCATCGACGCAGTCACacaggggagagaccattcacctgttcCACATGTGGGAAGGGACTAACTCAGTTATCCAGCCTGCTGGCACACCAGCGAGTGCACACTGACGAGAGACCATTTACCTGCTCAGACTGTGGGAAGGGCTATAAGAGTTCTGGGGACCTGATCTGCCATCAACGTCTTCACACTGAAGAGAGACCtttcaggtgctctcactgtggcACTGGCTTCAGGCGATCAGCTCATCTCATTgtacatcagcgagttcacactggggagaaaccattcatctGCTCGGTATGTGGAAAGGGATTTACGCAGACTTCCACCCTGCTGACACATCAGctagttcacactggggagagaccattcacctgctctacaTGTTGGAGAGGATTcacaacctcatcccacctgttgagacaccagcgagttcataaGTAA